DNA sequence from the Schistocerca americana isolate TAMUIC-IGC-003095 chromosome 2, iqSchAmer2.1, whole genome shotgun sequence genome:
ATACTCAGCTGTAGTTTATAAACATCATCTGAAATACACAATATGGCAACTTTTGTGGCAGCAGTGAAGAAGTGTTACACAAAGCCCCTTTATGCATCAGTGTATTGGCTATGACCAAGCCACTAGCGTTTTTACTAGATAATTAACATTTCTGTCACATATCAAGTGATGACAGTACAGTAACAGTTTACACACTATAGCGATCAATACTGCTATGAATGGTCTTCAGCCCAAACTGAAAATGGCTGCACATATGTTAAGTTAATGAATCACAAATAATTGGTTTATCACTACCACACGCAATTGGAAGCATAAAAGAATGCAACTGAAATCTCAACAATAATGTTGTTTTTCTTCTACAGAACAAAGAAATGCCTGACAATGGTTGTAACTTGTTATAGAATTATAATTACCTTAACATATGAGGAGGAAGGATTGTTGCAATTTAATGTCTGGTTGATAAACTGAACTGGGTTTAAACCAAAGTAACcatgtgccaagaactgattacaCCATCATGAGTAATGAAACATATGTTATACTGTACTAAGCTTAAAAACCACAAAGCACACTCAAATACTGCAAATGCATGCTACACGTCATTCCCAAAGTGCAATAAACATAAACTACACGGCATTCCTTATCTTGGCTGTTTTAATTTGTGAAACATTACTAAGTGCTACAaacaacagaaattgtatccaaatactAACTAACTGAAATTTTCAAACACAAAAATTAAGTGAAAGGTTCTGCTGAACACATACCTGCAACACACTTCATTTGGGTCTACCCAAAGTGTTAACTCAACAGGCAGTTTCAGGTCTTCATATTTCAGTCCACATGCAATTGCAGCTCTTTCCAAAGTAGCATCGCGGCGATCTCGTTCGTTAACTCTTATGCAGCGGTAACCCTGTCCTCTGAATGGGGTTTCTGGAAACCAGTGATTCTTGAACCTTTCAACTAAGAGTTCTGACAAACGTGTTTTGAAGTCTTGCAGTTGCTCTTGGTTAAAGTTTTCGCTTTTCTCTATCAGGCGGACTAAAAAGAGCACCGCCGCCGAAATTTCGTCTAGCATAACTGGTAGTTTTCGAAGAACGGGGAATCTGAACGAACAATGGTTGCAGTGTGACACACATAAGTGTGACGAAGCTCTAGGCAAGGCTACGTACTCGGTGCCGAGCTTAGAGACTTTACTACACTCTGATACACTTAATTCTTGGTTTTGATCTGTGCAACAATGGCAAGAGAATCAAGAATCTAAAGATTATCCATTCAGTATCAAACTGTAACCTACTTTCGATCGTTCAGTATTGTGCAACTTTGCTGCAAGGCTTTCACCTGAAACATAATAAAGAATTAATGAATAGAGAGTAATGCAAGTAAGTATTACACGCATATTAATTACACGTTATTCTGCAGAGACACACTTGAAAAGTTATTGCGGTTGCCAACTCAATACTAGTATACCATCTTGCAACTAGCATCTGTCCAGCTTACATTTCACTTGATACGTAGAAACATTTTCTGCATGCAACGCACAAAATTTTACTCGTGTCTAGGACCGAgagcaataaagggaaaaaaaaggaaaaaaaagcttgaGCGAAACTTAGTACGTACTTCTCAACTGGTGAATACTACTTTCCCAATGCtacgtgaaacaagaaacaaggaAACAATGCAAAGATGCTGGCCGTCGATAGACGCTGGTCGATCAGAGTTTCAAAGATACTTCAGAGTTGTGGACCTGAAGTGTGGTATTAGAAGTGTGTGATTATGAAAGAAAATGttgtttttaagtatttttttaatattcataAATTAAAACTACCCCTTGTGGGCACAGTGCGGTCATCTATCATAAACAGTTTACGGCATTACAAGTGAAGTCGTGTAGGTGAGCCCCTACATTGAATGTTTGATTTCCGCAGCGTTCAatgtttttgttttcaattttattGTAATACGTATAGAGTATTGAAGACACACGAGCCCACGCTTTAAGGATTACGTATAAAAATTGTTACGTTCTGTTGATATTGGTTGTGTCTTCTTGTGTATACCGTCGTGACAATCAACGTTGTTTGACAGTCACAAGTAGTAATTATTAGCAATCGACAATCATTCAAATGGATGTAAGCTCGTAGCGGTTACACAAACCCGAAGTTAAATAGCCCGGAGTTCCAGAAAGTTTTACAGGTGAAACGTTGTGCTTGTATTGTGTTACGCATAAAGAATGAACTTGTCAATGCAGTTCAGTTTATCATCATCCATTTTATCACATAAAAGATATAGGAAATGTCATATGGAAAGAGAGAATACAGTTTCTATTATTAACAATTAAGGGAAATAACACGTTCTTAATTACACTTTAACCTTTTCTTAAATGCACTTTACATACTTTGCCGTCTTTTTTACA
Encoded proteins:
- the LOC124594985 gene encoding protein BTG4-like isoform X3 — translated: MLDEISAAVLFLVRLIEKSENFNQEQLQDFKTRLSELLVERFKNHWFPETPFRGQGYRCIRVNERDRRDATLERAAIACGLKYEDLKLPVELTLWVDPNEVCCRFGEHRGSYCTLASFNGKENLVNMELLEKMGTVENGSRKEITATRKFMRKCKWMVILVTMPYL